One genomic window of Anaerolineae bacterium includes the following:
- a CDS encoding pyridoxal-5-phosphate-dependent protein subunit beta, protein PHDEYRGVVLTTGSAGTIGCGDYLKEVFPTSKVAASEALQCPTLLLNGFGGHRIEGIGDKHVPWIHNLKNTDLVMAIDDEACMSLVRLFNEPAGRAYLVKQGVPESLVNQLDLLGISGIANLLSSIKFAKWYELGENDIVLTVLTDSMELYQSRVRELREARGEYTERQAAADYARYLLGMGVEYMEELGYWDRRRIHNLKYYTWVEQQGKTYEEIQAQWYDRDYWSNIHKQVSVIDELIQEFNAQTGLLKELS, encoded by the coding sequence ACCGCACGATGAATATCGCGGCGTGGTGCTGACCACCGGTTCCGCCGGCACCATCGGTTGCGGCGACTACCTGAAAGAAGTCTTCCCCACCAGCAAGGTGGCCGCCAGCGAGGCGCTCCAGTGCCCCACCCTCCTGCTGAACGGCTTCGGCGGGCACCGCATCGAGGGCATCGGCGACAAGCATGTGCCCTGGATCCACAACCTGAAGAACACCGACCTGGTGATGGCCATTGACGATGAGGCCTGCATGAGCCTGGTGCGCCTGTTCAACGAGCCGGCCGGCCGCGCTTACCTGGTCAAGCAGGGCGTGCCCGAGTCCCTGGTGAATCAGCTCGACCTGCTGGGCATCTCCGGCATTGCCAACCTGCTCTCCTCCATCAAGTTCGCCAAGTGGTACGAGCTGGGCGAGAACGACATCGTCCTGACCGTGCTCACCGACTCCATGGAGCTGTACCAGAGCCGCGTGCGGGAACTGCGCGAGGCGCGCGGCGAGTACACCGAGCGCCAAGCGGCGGCCGATTACGCCCGCTACCTGCTGGGCATGGGCGTGGAGTACATGGAGGAGCTGGGCTACTGGGACCGCCGGCGCATCCACAACCTCAAATACTATACCTGGGTGGAGCAGCAGGGCAAGACCTACGAGGAGATCCAGGCCCAGTGGTATGACCGCGACTACTGGTCCAACATCCACAAGCAGGTGTCCGTCATTGACGAGCTGATCCAGGAGTTCAACGCACAGACCGGCCTGCTGAAAGAGCTTTCCTGA